A single window of Vibrio sp. SCSIO 43137 DNA harbors:
- a CDS encoding CopD family protein, which yields MSYIIVESLHMIGVIMWITSMLSAPYLLKIFADTQKGQSTPDMASFKQWNKGCGTIGIILTWVTGIFLTSWVGWMHSNWWMVKVMFVIALSALHGFYSAQYRRVQTESNYNPRGIRLATIIQLSIILIVVFLVMLKPF from the coding sequence ATGAGTTATATAATCGTTGAGTCATTGCATATGATAGGTGTAATTATGTGGATAACAAGTATGTTGTCTGCACCATATTTGCTCAAAATCTTTGCTGATACTCAAAAAGGGCAGAGTACACCCGATATGGCCTCCTTTAAACAGTGGAACAAAGGCTGTGGAACTATCGGAATAATTCTGACATGGGTTACTGGTATTTTTTTAACAAGTTGGGTTGGCTGGATGCATTCAAATTGGTGGATGGTTAAGGTGATGTTTGTTATTGCTTTATCTGCATTGCATGGTTTTTATAGCGCTCAGTATCGCAGAGTTCAAACCGAATCAAACTATAACCCTCGGGGGATTCGGTTAGCTACTATTATTCAGCTTTCTATTATATTAATAGTTGTATTTCTAGTAATGTTAAAACCATTTTAG
- a CDS encoding tyrosine-type recombinase/integrase, producing MSELEEKLKRLGIALRQRGSSWQVSFYKDEKRIQRQRPTRDGAIECALIELGDIVKDKEEEAQLKAQIRIRAKGALHHAYTNLCTDKWYEGCSNRDWKKSKKHAEEALAYFGNDKDPNEITSLALKLYMSHLKETRGNKPATIRNKMSALNQLLVECQELGVLEVLPKVSKPQLDNMRDFVISYELEAKMVEYFRGTGDNDMADFITLALYTGCRVSELTDSTWEMCNFVEGEFHIPAYMNKTKVNRTIPLEEHIVVILYQRYVRGDDSPFAYLTRDKVSARWRRMRRELGLEHEKDFVPHSMRHTKSTRLAQGGASVDERKLWMGHKTIQMADRYTHLEPTALRDTMQRVADTRAEQEARTAEREAYLQRLTERLATVQA from the coding sequence ATGTCTGAACTAGAAGAGAAACTAAAGCGTCTCGGAATTGCACTGAGACAGCGTGGTTCGTCTTGGCAGGTCTCTTTTTATAAAGACGAGAAGCGCATCCAGAGGCAGCGACCTACGAGGGACGGCGCTATCGAGTGCGCTCTCATAGAACTGGGTGACATCGTTAAGGATAAAGAGGAAGAGGCGCAACTTAAAGCTCAGATACGTATTAGAGCGAAGGGAGCACTACACCACGCTTACACGAACCTCTGCACAGATAAATGGTACGAGGGCTGCTCTAACAGAGATTGGAAGAAGTCTAAGAAGCACGCAGAAGAAGCTCTTGCTTACTTCGGTAACGATAAAGACCCTAACGAAATCACATCACTAGCCTTGAAGCTATACATGAGTCACCTCAAGGAGACCAGAGGTAATAAGCCAGCCACTATCCGCAACAAGATGAGCGCACTCAATCAACTACTCGTTGAATGCCAAGAGCTAGGTGTACTAGAAGTACTGCCGAAGGTGAGTAAACCACAGCTTGATAACATGCGTGACTTTGTCATTAGTTATGAACTGGAAGCTAAGATGGTCGAGTACTTTAGAGGCACAGGTGATAACGATATGGCTGACTTCATCACGCTTGCCCTGTACACAGGCTGTCGGGTTAGTGAGTTAACCGACTCAACGTGGGAGATGTGTAACTTCGTTGAAGGTGAGTTTCATATACCAGCCTACATGAACAAGACCAAGGTGAACCGAACGATACCGCTTGAAGAACACATAGTAGTCATTCTGTACCAGAGATATGTCAGAGGTGACGATAGTCCTTTCGCTTATCTGACGAGAGACAAGGTGTCGGCCAGATGGCGCAGAATGCGTAGAGAGCTAGGCCTTGAGCATGAAAAGGACTTTGTACCTCACAGTATGCGACATACTAAGAGCACACGTTTAGCTCAGGGCGGAGCATCCGTCGACGAACGTAAGCTGTGGATGGGACATAAGACTATTCAGATGGCAGACCGTTATACACACCTTGAGCCTACAGCCTTACGCGACACAATGCAGCGCGTAGCTGATACCAGAGCAGAGCAGGAAGCGCGTACGGCAGAACGTGAAGCCTACCTTCAAAGACTGACTGAGCGTTTAGCAACCGTCCAAGCTTAG
- a CDS encoding ParE family toxin-like protein — MLNTQNPRKLRESGFLSIKVNYNYRLLNRGSCWELLTHERYNRYV; from the coding sequence ATGCTAAACACCCAGAACCCAAGGAAGCTGAGGGAGTCTGGATTCTTATCAATCAAAGTCAACTACAACTACCGACTGTTAAACCGTGGCTCTTGTTGGGAGCTACTGACGCACGAGAGGTATAACCGATATGTCTGA
- a CDS encoding MarR family transcriptional regulator, whose protein sequence is MSELPRLNSTAVLKLTKQLNAFREIVHSEVHPVTMMVLCDVINQPALSVSANYVHEKYNVSKAAGSRHCRLLTDRKSPKEEGFGLCHWELDPENHRFKYLALTEKGIEVARKLQEVFNK, encoded by the coding sequence ATGAGCGAATTACCGAGGTTAAACTCGACAGCAGTATTGAAATTAACTAAGCAGTTAAACGCATTCCGAGAGATAGTTCACTCGGAGGTGCATCCAGTAACCATGATGGTGCTTTGTGATGTCATTAACCAGCCAGCACTAAGCGTCTCGGCCAACTACGTACATGAGAAGTACAACGTAAGTAAGGCGGCAGGCTCACGTCATTGCCGTCTGTTGACCGACCGGAAGTCTCCCAAGGAAGAGGGCTTCGGATTGTGTCACTGGGAACTAGACCCAGAGAACCACCGCTTTAAGTACCTAGCCTTGACAGAGAAGGGTATTGAGGTGGCTCGTAAACTACAAGAGGTATTCAACAAGTAA
- a CDS encoding DGQHR domain-containing protein, whose translation MQDFNFELPATRGIQAGRPYIQLSIPMKILKRVTAFDDGDVLSRSQREVELPRAKKIAQYIEAAHNADSFYVIPTLTGTVNKIDFEEAGGLPNVGKAIIPMDATIHLFDGQHRASGIIQVVEACENLSDTVSILLYPELTLAERQQAFADINSNTKKPTGAITTVYDHRDPLSQLAVTLAREVDFFSDLTDYEKNNVTGGSGYCFSIKAIKDATKMMIDKKLLMDGVSDCSHKSNKLTEQIVINGVKALWEAWNEPLGFGMLSDLGAQEHRERYITTQTVMLNVVGMTTAVVLKHVEGNVEKACELIRNMGENEERLVKSYWYDRIINRADGHTKANKRDKNLAVNLWLTAMGIPLPKDNQVAEDKLAGIESQEEAQPQETASAPFTMAEQGTDTNEQAETSPSAGEAFPFGFTKNEYDAYLLKVGRIVDELGITDAASLSDYLEKNLTDVQATKLSSIRKLSKEYKAEQAA comes from the coding sequence ATGCAAGACTTTAACTTCGAACTACCAGCAACACGAGGCATTCAAGCAGGCCGTCCGTACATTCAACTTAGTATCCCGATGAAGATACTTAAGAGAGTCACAGCGTTCGACGATGGTGATGTCTTGAGCCGTAGCCAGCGTGAGGTTGAGCTACCAAGAGCCAAGAAGATAGCACAGTACATTGAGGCGGCTCATAACGCTGATTCGTTCTATGTCATCCCGACGCTTACGGGTACGGTCAACAAGATTGACTTTGAAGAGGCCGGAGGGCTACCGAACGTAGGTAAGGCAATCATACCTATGGACGCTACTATTCATCTGTTTGATGGTCAGCACCGTGCGTCAGGCATCATTCAGGTAGTCGAAGCGTGCGAGAACTTAAGTGATACGGTCAGCATCCTACTGTACCCAGAGCTGACACTGGCAGAGCGACAGCAGGCCTTCGCTGATATCAACAGTAACACCAAGAAGCCAACAGGCGCTATCACGACGGTGTATGACCACCGCGACCCTCTGTCGCAACTAGCTGTAACCTTAGCACGTGAGGTGGACTTCTTCAGTGACCTAACCGATTACGAGAAGAACAACGTAACGGGAGGGAGTGGCTACTGCTTCTCCATTAAAGCTATCAAAGATGCTACTAAGATGATGATAGATAAGAAATTACTAATGGATGGCGTAAGCGATTGCTCTCACAAATCCAACAAATTAACTGAGCAAATTGTCATTAATGGAGTAAAAGCTCTTTGGGAGGCTTGGAACGAACCTCTCGGTTTTGGTATGCTCTCCGACCTTGGCGCTCAGGAGCACCGTGAGAGGTATATAACCACACAAACCGTGATGTTAAATGTCGTAGGCATGACAACGGCGGTTGTTCTGAAACATGTCGAAGGTAACGTTGAGAAGGCTTGCGAGCTGATACGTAACATGGGTGAGAATGAGGAACGTCTGGTTAAATCATATTGGTACGATAGGATTATCAATCGTGCTGATGGTCACACGAAGGCGAATAAACGCGACAAGAACCTAGCTGTTAACCTGTGGCTCACAGCGATGGGTATCCCGCTACCAAAGGACAACCAAGTTGCAGAGGACAAGCTTGCTGGAATAGAGTCTCAAGAGGAGGCACAACCTCAAGAGACCGCAAGTGCTCCTTTCACCATGGCAGAGCAGGGTACTGACACCAATGAGCAAGCCGAAACGTCCCCAAGCGCAGGGGAGGCTTTTCCGTTCGGCTTTACCAAGAACGAGTATGACGCATACTTGCTTAAGGTAGGACGCATCGTTGACGAGTTAGGTATTACGGACGCAGCTTCTTTGTCTGATTACTTGGAGAAGAACTTAACGGATGTACAAGCAACTAAGCTATCGTCTATCCGCAAGCTCTCCAAAGAGTATAAAGCAGAGCAGGCCGCGTAA
- a CDS encoding antirestriction protein ArdA, which produces MRQVVTARNSLMTFEHEALFLELALATTEAGDKVVQYRRTRQDERRGITVTGKAYEQDAWQNVGCKSVRSIVPDDVDGLPRDLRKEWVQKVTEVIDTPEAFITEEQEEEGITDMCTAIEAIKALRCDEDSMVCFRLYGLNGHDFWMDVQVIVESYEGDMWEYLREEAGLAESFIEQAKNQDWQPVDHNGGLVRHFYSEWSFDFTEYGKALELGGDEEVLDAIIALGYDSGEWENAQEKYVGHFENETDLADHHIENGLMGDIPENIRPYIDMEHLGRSLSFDYSEHDGHYFSH; this is translated from the coding sequence ATGAGACAAGTAGTAACAGCCCGTAATAGCCTAATGACCTTTGAACATGAAGCCTTGTTCTTAGAGCTAGCATTAGCCACGACAGAAGCAGGTGACAAGGTAGTCCAGTACAGACGCACACGACAGGATGAGCGTCGAGGTATAACCGTCACAGGCAAGGCGTATGAGCAAGACGCATGGCAGAACGTTGGCTGTAAGTCAGTGCGTAGCATTGTACCGGACGATGTTGATGGTCTCCCACGTGATTTACGTAAGGAGTGGGTACAGAAAGTCACTGAGGTGATTGATACGCCTGAAGCCTTTATCACTGAGGAGCAGGAAGAGGAAGGCATCACGGACATGTGCACAGCTATCGAAGCTATTAAGGCGCTGAGATGCGACGAAGATAGCATGGTGTGTTTCAGGTTGTACGGCCTGAACGGGCATGACTTCTGGATGGACGTTCAAGTTATCGTTGAGTCCTACGAGGGTGATATGTGGGAGTACCTGAGAGAAGAGGCCGGACTTGCTGAGTCATTCATTGAGCAGGCTAAGAACCAAGACTGGCAACCAGTAGACCACAACGGCGGCCTAGTCAGACACTTCTATAGTGAATGGTCTTTTGACTTCACGGAGTACGGTAAGGCACTGGAACTAGGCGGAGACGAAGAGGTGCTGGACGCTATCATTGCGCTAGGTTATGACTCCGGTGAGTGGGAGAACGCACAGGAAAAGTATGTTGGCCACTTCGAGAATGAGACAGACCTAGCAGACCACCACATCGAGAACGGCCTGATGGGAGATATACCGGAGAACATCCGACCTTACATTGACATGGAGCACTTAGGCCGCTCGTTATCCTTTGATTACTCAGAGCATGACGGTCATTACTTCAGTCACTAG